A single genomic interval of Mangifera indica cultivar Alphonso chromosome 5, CATAS_Mindica_2.1, whole genome shotgun sequence harbors:
- the LOC123215915 gene encoding proline-rich receptor-like protein kinase PERK12 has protein sequence MATNQPPSRPWLRLPSIVRPVAPARPAPEPPAPQPRPPLALPVFRPLGQPQPQPQEPTTGLSSVPTSPIRRASVPSSPVTKPTQTTTSSVPSSPAKPKDSAAFPTSPPEKLPPSSTLRISPPSSPKPSSISSLPTSPVRRLSTSPVRTVPTITNHLPSPTPSPRTIRPAVQTPPLSPKHKLTAPPPSPLILPPPQLKSKPELEPKIPVEAEQKSVLVQKTIDTSKPNGSGSLKDLHKSHKPDIAHHIHRKHEEHKESDAKKKDGHHKKFSSDSEGGMKVITIAGENKGAFMEIIMSPAKHGFDGKPQTLGRIDPKTEKDKSVWHKYSSSSSSEEENSKKKDKSHKGKGIHSPPMDAYVNSNVQGVNNSILFKSSCSHHDPGVHLSLSRKPLAKESHVKDKERRNDHPSQREA, from the coding sequence ATGGCAACCAACCAACCTCCGTCTCGTCCTTGGTTGCGTTTACCATCCATAGTCCGTCCAGTTGCACCCGCTAGACCAGCCCCCGAGCCCCCAGCTCCCCAGCCACGGCCTCCTTTGGCTCTACCTGTGTTTAGGCCATTAGGTCAGCCTCAGCCTCAACCTCAAGAACCCACTACTGGTTTGTCTTCGGTTCCTACCTCTCCAATTAGAAGAGCCTCCGTGCCATCTTCTCCTGTCACCAAACCAACCCAAACTACAACTTCTTCAGTTCCGTCCTCTCCTGCTAAACCAAAAGACTCTGCTGCCTTCCCAACTTCTCCTCCTGAAAAACTACCCCCATCTTCTACACTTCGAATTTCTCCTCCTTCTTCCCCAAAACCTTCATCTATCTCTTCATTGCCAACTTCGCCTGTCAGACGACTTTCAACTTCCCCAGTCAGAACAGTCCCAACTATCACTAATCATCTGCCTAGCCCAACGCCATCTCCAAGAACCATAAGGCCTGCAGTTCAAACCCCACCCCTGTCTCCTAAGCACAAGCTCACTGCCCCCCCACCTTCTCCTTTAATTCTCCCACCTCCACAGTTGAAATCCAAGCCCGAGCTTGAACCGAAGATCCCGGTGGAGGCTGAGCAAAAGAGCGTGCTGGTTCAAAAGACCATTGATACTTCCAAGCCCAATGGCTCAGGATCTCTGAAGGATTTGCACAAGAGTCACAAGCCCGACATTGCTCACCATATTCATAGGAAACACGAAGAGCACAAAGAATCCGAtgcaaagaagaaagatggtCATCACAAGAAATTCTCTTCAGATTCTGAGGGTGGCATGAAGGTTATAACAATTGCAGGCGAGAATAAAGGTGCATTCATGGAAATAATCATGTCTCCTGCGAAACATGGGTTTGACGGCAAACCTCAAACTCTAGGCCGCATTGACCCTAAAACTGAGAAGGATAAAAGCGTATGGCATAAATATAGCAGCAGCAGTAGCAGTGAAGAAGAGAATTCGAAGAAGAAGGACAAGAGTCACAAAGGAAAGGGAATACATTCTCCTCCCATGGATGCATACGTGAACAGCAACGTGCAAGGTGTTAACAActcaattttattcaaatcttcatGCTCCCATCATGACCCCGGAGTGCACCTTTCGCTATCAAGAAAACCATTAGCCAAAGAATCCCATGTCAAGGACAAGGAACGCAGAAATGACCATCCCAGCCAAAGAGAAgcttaa
- the LOC123217005 gene encoding AAA-ATPase At2g46620-like has translation MLGMVWNSFILLILIFGLLFLIRVLLFKTGLIYVTKKWWRVIEDCFHVYQFFKVPEFNENMQENQLYRKVYIYLNSLTSIEDSDFTNLFTGKKSNEIVLGLDPNQTIEDDFLGARVSWINQEKNDTNTCKTFVLKVRKADKRRILRPYLQHIHTVSDELDQKKKDLRLYINIQNHHRSQEGRWRSIPFTHPSTFETIAMESDLKNKVKSDLESFLKAKQFYHRLGRVWKRSFLLYGPSGTGKSSFVAAMANFLGYDVYDIDLSRVSEDSDLNMLLLQTTSKSVILIEDLDRFLADKSTAVSLSGVLNFMDGILNSCCLEERVMVFTMNSKELIDPALLRPGRIDVHIHFPLCDFSAFKTLANSYLGLKDHKLFPQVEEVFQSGASLSPAEIGELMIANRNSPSRALKSVITALQTDGDGRGSSSIGRRLYNTWSRKSSDETGDSGSMFRENTVKEIKKLYGLLKIKSSRKTQPFDLSTEQKEG, from the coding sequence ATGTTGGGGATGGTCTGGAACTCGtttattcttttgattttaatcTTTGGTTTGTTGTTTTTGATTCGAGTGCTTTTATTTAAAACCGGGTTGATATACGTTACCAAGAAATGGTGGAGAGTGATCGAAGATTGTTTTCATGTGTATCAATTCTTCAAGGTTCCAGAATTCAACGAAAATATGCAAGAGAATCAGCTGTATCgcaaagtttatatttatttaaattctttaacttCCATTGAAGACTCAGATTTCACCAACCTTTTCACCGGGAAAAAGTCAAATGAAATCGTCCTCGGTCTCGATCCTAACCAAACCATTGAAGATGATTTTCTTGGAGCTCGAGTTTCTTGGATAAACCAAGAGAAGAACGACACAAATACTTGCAAAACCTTCGTCTTGAAGGTGAGGAAAGCTGATAAGCGAAGAATTCTGCGTCCTTATCTTCAACACATACACACAGTATCCGATGAGCTCGaccagaaaaagaaagatttgagACTCTACATAAACATCCAAAATCATCACCGTAGCCAAGAGGGACGGTGGAGATCTATCCCCTTCACTCATCCCTCAACTTTCGAGACGATTGCCATGGAGTCTGATCTCAAAAACAAGGTAAAATCTGATCTTGAGTCATTCCTTAAAGCGAAACAATTCTATCATCGACTAGGCCGTGTTTGGAAACGAAGCTTCCTCTTATACGGTCCTTCAGGTACAGGAAAATCAAGCTTTGTGGCAGCCATGGCTAATTTTTTAGGCTACGATGTTTACGACATCGATCTTTCAAGAGTCTCAGAGGATTCAGATCTCAACATGCTTCTGTTGCAAACAACGAGCAAGTCTGTGATCCTAATCGAGGACCTTGATCGATTTTTGGCTGATAAATCGACGGCGGTGAGCTTATCCGGGGTACTAAACTTCATGGATGGGATATTAAACTCTTGCTGTCTGGAAGAGAGGGTAATGGTCTTTACAATGAACAGCAAAGAGCTTATTGATCCGGCTCTGCTTCGCCCTGGACGCATAGATGTGCACATCCATTTTCCATTATGCGATTTCTCAGCTTTCAAAACATTAGCAAACAGTTATTTGGGACTTAAAGATCACAAATTGTTTCCCCAAGTAGAGGAGGTTTTCCAAAGTGGGGCGAGTTTGAGTCCAGCAGAGATTGGTGAGTTAATGATAGCCAACAGGAACTCGCCTAGTCGGGCCCTGAAATCGGTGATCACAGCTTTGCAAACAGACGGTGATGGCAGAGGGTCTTCCAGTATCGGACGACGGTTGTATAACACTTGGTCAAGGAAATCATCGGACGAAACGGGTGATTCCGGTTCAATGTTTAGGGAAAATACTGTCAAGGAGATCAAAAAGCTGTACGGTTTGTTGAAGATTAAGAGTAGCAGAAAAACTCAACCGTTTGATTTGTCTACAGAGCAAAAGGAGGGATGA
- the LOC123216134 gene encoding ras-related protein RABA3-like, whose amino-acid sequence MNQETNGDRATENHHQQDTIHEKIDYVFKVVVIGDSAVGKTQILSRFTKNEFTFDSKSTIGVEFQTRTVTINGKLIKAQIWDTAGQERYRAVTSAYYRGALGAVLMYDITKRQSFDNVARWVEELRAHADNSIRIILIGNKSDLVDARAVPTEDAVEFAEDQGLFFSETSALNGDNVEAAFFRLLEEIYSVVSKKELGCGNVKTDAALLKGSKIDVMSGPELEISEMKKLSTCSCGF is encoded by the exons ATGAATCAAGAGACGAATGGTGATCGTGCGACGGAGAATCATCATCAACAAGACACCATTCATGAGAAAATAGACTATGTGTTTAAGGTGGTGGTAATCGGAGACTCGGCGGTGGGAAAAACTCAGATACTGTCAAGGTTTACCAAAAACGAGTTTACATTCGACTCTAAATCAACAATTGGCGTTGAGTTCCAAACCAGGACTGTCACCATTAATGGGAAGCTCATCAAAGCTCAGATCTGGGACACTGCTGGCCAGGAAAG ATACCGTGCTGTGACAAGTGCATACTACCGAGGCGCACTAGGAGCTGTGCTGATGTATGATATAACAAAAAGGCAATCGTTTGATAATGTTGCTCGGTGGGTGGAGGAACTCCGAGCCCATGCTGATAATTCCATCAGAATTATACTGATCGGGAACAAGTCAGATCTTGTGGACGCTCGTGCAGTGCCAACAGAAGATGCAGTTGAGTTTGCAGAGGATCAAGGGTTGTTTTTCTCAGAGACATCTGCACTTAACGGTGACAATGTTGAAGCTGCTTTTTTCAGACTGCTAGAAGAAATTTATAGCGTGGTTTCTAAGAAGGAATTGGGATGTGGCAACGTTAAAACTGATGCAGCTTTGCTTAAGGGCTCCAAGATTGATGTTATGTCAGGGCCTGAGTTAGAAATTAGTGAGATGAAGAAATTATCCACTTGTTCTTGTGGATTTTAA
- the LOC123216132 gene encoding pentatricopeptide repeat-containing protein At5g16420, mitochondrial, protein MLRHRPFNITVTSLLHSRRTTGCSFSTVTPPIKPWPQRLHPKRLVSMISRQQNLDLALQIFVYAGKFHPNFFHTYDTYHSIIYKLCRARAFDAVESLLSELQQNPQIKCGENLFIDVIRSYGLASRPELAVKTFLRIEKFEVQRSVRSLNTLLNALVQNKRYDLVHLMFKNSKNKFNVVPNVFTCNILIKALCKKNNVEGAIKVLDEMPSMGMVPNVVTYTTILGGFVWRGDLDGARRVFGEILDRGWVPDATTYTVLMDGYIKHGRLIDAVKVMDDMEDNGIEPNDVTYGVMIEGLCKGKKSGEALNLLDDMLERKYVPSSSLCCKVIDLLCEEGKVEDACDLWRRLLKKNCMPDNAISSSLIHWLCKDGKISEAKKLFDEFERGSIPSLLTYNTLIAGLCESGELTEAGRLWDDMVEKGHEPNAFTYNMLIKGFCKIGNAKEGIRILEEMLDKKCLPNKSTFSLLIEGLFESEKEGEVSKVLSMAMASGGLDCDSWDFFLTRIIGTLDNGSYTLDRLLVENAS, encoded by the coding sequence ATGTTGCGTCACCGCCCCTTCAATATCACAGTCACCTCCCTCCTTCATTCCAGGAGGACCACTGGTTGTTCGTTTTCCACCGTGACACCACCAATCAAACCCTGGCCTCAACGCCTCCACCCCAAACGCTTAGTCTCCATGATCTCCCGACAACAGAATCTCGATCTTGCGCTACAAATATTCGTCTACGCCGGCAAATTCCACCCCAATTTTTTCCATACCTACGATACCTACCACTCAATCATATACAAACTCTGTCGTGCTCGTGCCTTTGACGCCGTCGAGTCTCTCCTATCAGAGCTACAACAAAATCCACAAATCAAATGCGGTGAAAATTTATTCATCGATGTTATACGTAGTTACGGACTAGCTTCCCGTCCGGAATTAGCCGTAAAAACATTCTTACGCATCGAAAAGTTTGAGGTCCAGCGTTCGGTGAGGTCGTTAAATACATTGTTAAACGCTTTAGTGCAAAACAAGCGATACGATTTGGTTCATTTAATGTTCAAGAATTCTAAGAACAAGTTTAACGTTGTTCCCAATGTGTTTACTTGTAACATTCTGATTAAAGCgctttgtaagaaaaataacGTTGAGGGCGCGATTAAGGTTTTAGATGAAATGCCCTCGATGGGTATGGTACCTAATGTGGTGACGTATACCACAATTTTAGGTGGTTTTGTTTGGAGAGGTGATCTTGATGGTGCTAGGAGAGTTTTTGGTGAGATTTTGGATCGTGGGTGGGTACCTGATGCGACTACGTATACCGTTTTAATGGATGGATATATTAAGCATGGGCGATTAATTGATGCTGTTAAGGTAATGGATGATATGGAAGATAATGGTATTGAGCCTAATGATGTTACTTATGGAGTTATGATTGAAGGTCTCTGTAAGGGAAAAAAATCCGGTGAAGCACTTAACTTgcttgatgatatgcttgagAGAAAGTATGTACCGAGTTCGTCCCTCTGTTGTAAGGTAATTGATTTGTTGTGTGAGGAGGGGAAGGTTGAAGATGCTTGCGATTTGTGGAGAAGGCTTTTAAAGAAGAATTGTATGCCGGATAATGCCATTTCAAGTAGTCTTATTCACTGGCTTTGTAAAGATGGGAAAATTTCTGAGGCCAAGAAGTTATTTGATGAGTTTGAAAGAGGTTCGATTCCGAGTTTGTTAACGTATAATACGCTGATTGCAGGATTGTGTGAGAGTGGTGAATTGACTGAGGCGGGAAGGCTGTGGGATGACATGGTGGAGAAAGGGCACGAGCCAAATGCATTTACTTACAACATGCTGATAAAAGGGTTTTGCAAGATCGGTAATGCAAAGGAGGGGATTAGGATTTTAGAAGAAATGTTGGATAAAAAATGCTTACCTAATAAGTCgactttttctttattgattgAGGGTCTTTTTGAGTCAGAGAAGGAAGGAGAGGTTAGTAAGGTTCTCTCAATGGCAATGGCTAGTGGAGGTCTTGACTGTGATTCCTGGGACTTTTTCTTGACTAGGATAATTGGTACTCTGGATAACGGGTCTTATACTTTGGATAGATTATTGGTGGAGAATGCTTCTTAA